From a single Nicotiana tomentosiformis chromosome 2, ASM39032v3, whole genome shotgun sequence genomic region:
- the LOC104093002 gene encoding serine/threonine-protein kinase GRIK2-like isoform X3 produces the protein MFVKGHSVAKVTEMGCCGCFGFCFARKPKRVGRPNLGLSNNCSQESLLYEEGEEEDGCSYNGDVTDTGNGDDGEYRSPVKRSEEILMYRAQNGLVCREIPVKETHKVTRDEDEDGNKMVNEYVREYKIGSGSYGKVVLYRSRTDGKHYAIKAFRKSHLLKLRVAPSETAMSDVLREVLIMKMLCHPNIVNLIEVIDDPTTDHFYMVLEYVEGKWVCEGAGPAGGLGEHKARTYLRDTVSGLMYLHSHNIIHGDIKPDNLLVTASGRVKIGDFSVSQAFEDDNDELRRSPGTPVFTAPECCLGLTYHGKAADTWAVGVTLYCMVLGKYPFLGDTLQDTYDKIVNNSLALPDGMNPLLKNLLEGLLCKDPAQRITLKSVSEHEWVVGNEGPIPQHLCWCQRKKLQKEESDGRMEDTFT, from the exons ATGTTCGTGAAGGGGCATTCTGTTGCTAAAGTGACAGAAATGGGGTGCTGTGGGTGTTTTGGGTTCTGTTTTGCTAGGAAACCAAAGAGGGTGGGAAGGCCCAATTTGGGATTGTCCAATAACTGTTCTCAGGAGTCTTTGTTGTATGAAGAGGGGGAGGAAGAAGATGGTTGCTCCTACAATGGTGATGTAACTGATACTGGTAATGGGGATGATGGTGAGTATCGCAGCCCAGTCAAACGCTCTGAAGAGATTCTCATGTACAGAGCTCAAAATGGGTTGGTTTGTAGGGAGATCCCTGTCAAGGAAACCCACAAAGTCACACGGGATGAG GATGAAGATGGGAACAAGATGGTTAATGAGTATGTACGTGAATATAAGATTGGTTCTGGTAGCTATGGAAAAGTG GTTCTATATCGGAGCCGTACTGACGGAAAACATTATGCCATTAAG GCCTTTCGCAAGTCTCATTTATTAAAATTGCGTGTGGCACCTTCAGAAACTGCTATGTCGGATGTTCTTCGTGAG GTTCTGATCATGAAAATGCTGTGCCATCCCAATATAGTTAATCTTATTGAGGTGATTGATGACCCAACAACGGATCACTTCTACATGG TTCTTGAATACGTTGAAGGAAAATGGGTCTGTGAGGGTGCTGGTCCGGCAGGTGGTCTCGGAGAACATAAGGCACGGACGTACTTGCGCGACACGGTATCCGGCTTGATGTATCTACATTCTCAT AATATAATCCATGGGGATATTAAGCCAGACAATCTTTTAGTTACGGCCTCTGGCAGGGTGAAGATTGGTGATTTCAGCGTTAGCCAAGCTTTTGAG GATGATAATGATGAGCTTAGGCGGTCTCCTGGCACTCCGGTTTTTACTGCTCCCGAGTGCTGTTTAG GACTAACATATCATGGAAAAGCTGCTGATACATGGGCAGTTGGTGTCACCCTTTACTGTATGGTTTTAGGAAAATACCCATTTCTAGGAGACACACTCCAGGACACATATGACAAG ATAGTAAATAACTCCCTCGCTCTCCCTGATGGTATGAATCCGCTGCTGAAGAATTTGCTTGAGGGGCTTCTTTGTAAAG ATCCAGCACAAAGGATAACACTCAAGAGTGTGTCCGAGCACGAATGGGTTGTCGGAAATGAAGGTCCCATCCCTCAGCATCTATGTTGGTGCCAGCGCAAAAAATTACAAAAGGAAGAATCTGATGGGAGAATGGAGGATACTTTCACTTGA
- the LOC104093002 gene encoding serine/threonine-protein kinase GRIK2-like isoform X1: MLIFRCGDQIVIGLYSVVITTFCSFLMFVKGHSVAKVTEMGCCGCFGFCFARKPKRVGRPNLGLSNNCSQESLLYEEGEEEDGCSYNGDVTDTGNGDDGEYRSPVKRSEEILMYRAQNGLVCREIPVKETHKVTRDEDEDGNKMVNEYVREYKIGSGSYGKVVLYRSRTDGKHYAIKAFRKSHLLKLRVAPSETAMSDVLREVLIMKMLCHPNIVNLIEVIDDPTTDHFYMVLEYVEGKWVCEGAGPAGGLGEHKARTYLRDTVSGLMYLHSHNIIHGDIKPDNLLVTASGRVKIGDFSVSQAFEDDNDELRRSPGTPVFTAPECCLGLTYHGKAADTWAVGVTLYCMVLGKYPFLGDTLQDTYDKIVNNSLALPDGMNPLLKNLLEGLLCKDPAQRITLKSVSEHEWVVGNEGPIPQHLCWCQRKKLQKEESDGRMEDTFT, from the exons ATGCTAATTTTCAGGTGTGGGGATCAAATTGTTATCGGGTTGTATAGTGTAGTCATTACAACTTTCTGTAGTTTCTTGATGTTCGTGAAGGGGCATTCTGTTGCTAAAGTGACAGAAATGGGGTGCTGTGGGTGTTTTGGGTTCTGTTTTGCTAGGAAACCAAAGAGGGTGGGAAGGCCCAATTTGGGATTGTCCAATAACTGTTCTCAGGAGTCTTTGTTGTATGAAGAGGGGGAGGAAGAAGATGGTTGCTCCTACAATGGTGATGTAACTGATACTGGTAATGGGGATGATGGTGAGTATCGCAGCCCAGTCAAACGCTCTGAAGAGATTCTCATGTACAGAGCTCAAAATGGGTTGGTTTGTAGGGAGATCCCTGTCAAGGAAACCCACAAAGTCACACGGGATGAG GATGAAGATGGGAACAAGATGGTTAATGAGTATGTACGTGAATATAAGATTGGTTCTGGTAGCTATGGAAAAGTG GTTCTATATCGGAGCCGTACTGACGGAAAACATTATGCCATTAAG GCCTTTCGCAAGTCTCATTTATTAAAATTGCGTGTGGCACCTTCAGAAACTGCTATGTCGGATGTTCTTCGTGAG GTTCTGATCATGAAAATGCTGTGCCATCCCAATATAGTTAATCTTATTGAGGTGATTGATGACCCAACAACGGATCACTTCTACATGG TTCTTGAATACGTTGAAGGAAAATGGGTCTGTGAGGGTGCTGGTCCGGCAGGTGGTCTCGGAGAACATAAGGCACGGACGTACTTGCGCGACACGGTATCCGGCTTGATGTATCTACATTCTCAT AATATAATCCATGGGGATATTAAGCCAGACAATCTTTTAGTTACGGCCTCTGGCAGGGTGAAGATTGGTGATTTCAGCGTTAGCCAAGCTTTTGAG GATGATAATGATGAGCTTAGGCGGTCTCCTGGCACTCCGGTTTTTACTGCTCCCGAGTGCTGTTTAG GACTAACATATCATGGAAAAGCTGCTGATACATGGGCAGTTGGTGTCACCCTTTACTGTATGGTTTTAGGAAAATACCCATTTCTAGGAGACACACTCCAGGACACATATGACAAG ATAGTAAATAACTCCCTCGCTCTCCCTGATGGTATGAATCCGCTGCTGAAGAATTTGCTTGAGGGGCTTCTTTGTAAAG ATCCAGCACAAAGGATAACACTCAAGAGTGTGTCCGAGCACGAATGGGTTGTCGGAAATGAAGGTCCCATCCCTCAGCATCTATGTTGGTGCCAGCGCAAAAAATTACAAAAGGAAGAATCTGATGGGAGAATGGAGGATACTTTCACTTGA
- the LOC104093002 gene encoding serine/threonine-protein kinase GRIK2-like isoform X2 encodes MLIFRCGDQIVIGLYSVVITTFCSFLMFVKGHSVAKVTEMGCCGCFGFCFARKPKRVGRPNLGLSNNCSQESLLYEEGEEEDGCSYNGDVTDTGNGDDGEYRSPVKRSEEILMYRAQNGLVCREIPVKETHKVTRDEDEDGNKMVNEYVREYKIGSGSYGKVVLYRSRTDGKHYAIKAFRKSHLLKLRVAPSETAMSDVLREVLIMKMLCHPNIVNLIEVIDDPTTDHFYMVLEYVEGKWVCEGAGPAGGLGEHKARTYLRDTNIIHGDIKPDNLLVTASGRVKIGDFSVSQAFEDDNDELRRSPGTPVFTAPECCLGLTYHGKAADTWAVGVTLYCMVLGKYPFLGDTLQDTYDKIVNNSLALPDGMNPLLKNLLEGLLCKDPAQRITLKSVSEHEWVVGNEGPIPQHLCWCQRKKLQKEESDGRMEDTFT; translated from the exons ATGCTAATTTTCAGGTGTGGGGATCAAATTGTTATCGGGTTGTATAGTGTAGTCATTACAACTTTCTGTAGTTTCTTGATGTTCGTGAAGGGGCATTCTGTTGCTAAAGTGACAGAAATGGGGTGCTGTGGGTGTTTTGGGTTCTGTTTTGCTAGGAAACCAAAGAGGGTGGGAAGGCCCAATTTGGGATTGTCCAATAACTGTTCTCAGGAGTCTTTGTTGTATGAAGAGGGGGAGGAAGAAGATGGTTGCTCCTACAATGGTGATGTAACTGATACTGGTAATGGGGATGATGGTGAGTATCGCAGCCCAGTCAAACGCTCTGAAGAGATTCTCATGTACAGAGCTCAAAATGGGTTGGTTTGTAGGGAGATCCCTGTCAAGGAAACCCACAAAGTCACACGGGATGAG GATGAAGATGGGAACAAGATGGTTAATGAGTATGTACGTGAATATAAGATTGGTTCTGGTAGCTATGGAAAAGTG GTTCTATATCGGAGCCGTACTGACGGAAAACATTATGCCATTAAG GCCTTTCGCAAGTCTCATTTATTAAAATTGCGTGTGGCACCTTCAGAAACTGCTATGTCGGATGTTCTTCGTGAG GTTCTGATCATGAAAATGCTGTGCCATCCCAATATAGTTAATCTTATTGAGGTGATTGATGACCCAACAACGGATCACTTCTACATGG TTCTTGAATACGTTGAAGGAAAATGGGTCTGTGAGGGTGCTGGTCCGGCAGGTGGTCTCGGAGAACATAAGGCACGGACGTACTTGCGCGACACG AATATAATCCATGGGGATATTAAGCCAGACAATCTTTTAGTTACGGCCTCTGGCAGGGTGAAGATTGGTGATTTCAGCGTTAGCCAAGCTTTTGAG GATGATAATGATGAGCTTAGGCGGTCTCCTGGCACTCCGGTTTTTACTGCTCCCGAGTGCTGTTTAG GACTAACATATCATGGAAAAGCTGCTGATACATGGGCAGTTGGTGTCACCCTTTACTGTATGGTTTTAGGAAAATACCCATTTCTAGGAGACACACTCCAGGACACATATGACAAG ATAGTAAATAACTCCCTCGCTCTCCCTGATGGTATGAATCCGCTGCTGAAGAATTTGCTTGAGGGGCTTCTTTGTAAAG ATCCAGCACAAAGGATAACACTCAAGAGTGTGTCCGAGCACGAATGGGTTGTCGGAAATGAAGGTCCCATCCCTCAGCATCTATGTTGGTGCCAGCGCAAAAAATTACAAAAGGAAGAATCTGATGGGAGAATGGAGGATACTTTCACTTGA
- the LOC138906098 gene encoding uncharacterized protein: MDGLTTLELKLAEAVSVLHGEVEALKQQLQATRFVGGTGHVTMRETKIEGPKPKEFRGKRNAQDVEKFIWKMEDYFEQLNIVDEASKIRAAIMYLADTAILWWRRNKANMEKGTCSIKSWEQFKYELKRQFYPQNVVNEARRKLRELKQTTSISEYMKEFTKLILQIPNIASDVLLFYFIDGLQNWAKQELQRRQVTDVDEAITVTKSLNDFRTKATKAKDTNSKLGRDHGYRDKGKQPASPGRDSREEVNKVSHWGDMYHQRKKEVGTHTGCYICKDPNYGYKDCPSLKKLSALIAVERRETEE, translated from the coding sequence ATGGATGGACTGACCACCCTTGAGCTTAAACTGGCCGAGGCTGTATCGGTGTTGCACGGGGAAGTTGAAGCCCTAAAGCAACAACTGCAGGCAACAAGGTTTGTTGGTGGCACTGGTCATGTAACAATGCGTGAAACCAAAATTGAGGGCCCAAAACCGAAGGAGTTTAGGGGCAAACGAAATGCTCAAGATGTAGAGAAATTCATCTGGAAGATGGAGGACTACTTTGAGCAACTCAACATCGTTGATGAAGCTTCCAAGATCCGGGCAGCAATAATGTATCTAGCCGACACTGCTATATTGTGGTGGAGGAGGAATAAAGCCAACATGGAGAAGGGAACTTGCTCCATCAAGAGCTGGGAACAGTTCAAGTACGAACTGAAGCGTCAGTTCTACCCCCAAAATGTTGTCAATGAGGCACGTCGGAAGTTGAGAGAGCTCAAGCAAACAACTTCCATTAGTGAGTACATGAAGGAGTTCACTAAACTTATTCTGCAAATTCCCAACATAGCAAGCGATGTCTTGCTATTCTATTTCATAGATGGCCTTCAAAACTGGGCCAAACAGGAATTGCAGCGGCGTCAAGTCACAGACGTCGATGAAGCTATCACGGTGACTAAGTCCTTAAATGATTTTAGGACAAAAGCCACAAAGGCAAAGGACACCAACTCCAAACTTGGTAGAGACCATGGATATCGAGACAAAGGCAAGCAACCCGCTTCCCCGGGTCGCGATTCCCGAGAAGAAGTCAACAAGGTGTCTCATTGGGGTGACATGTATCACCAACGGAAGAAGGAAGTTGGTACCCACACCGGTTGTTACATCTGCAAGGACCCCAATTATGGCTACAAGGATTGTCCTTCTTTGAAGAAACTTAGTGCCTTAATTGCGGTCGAGCGGAGGGAAACAGAGGAGTGA